In a genomic window of Trachemys scripta elegans isolate TJP31775 chromosome 12, CAS_Tse_1.0, whole genome shotgun sequence:
- the LOC117885911 gene encoding olfactory receptor 5A1-like, giving the protein MPMENQTKVPEFILLGLSSEPQVQIFLFLVFLVIYLVTLVGNILIVLVIRADSHLHTPMYFFLFHLSFVDICYSSVTVPKMLMNFLAEHKIISVNGCITQMFFFILLAGTEISILSAVAYDRYAAICDPLHYMEMMSKGICVQLVSGAWTIGFLQALLNTVFIFKLHFCGPNQICHFSYELPPVLQLSCTDTFTNQVVLLTSAVILGSISLLLILISYIHIISNILRIPSAQSKHKAFSTCSSHLIVVGLWYLAAFIQYTKPSSVSSLALDEMFSIQYNILTPMLNPIIYSLKNKEVKTALRNI; this is encoded by the coding sequence ATGCCAATGGAAAATCAAACCAAAGTCCCTGAATTTATTCTCCTGGGACTTTCCAGTGAACCACAGGTGCAGATTTTCCTCTTCCTGgtgtttttagttatttaccTGGTTACTCTGGTTGGGAACATACTGATCGTGCTGGTGATAAGAGCTGATtctcaccttcacacccccatgtacttcttcctcttccatttatCCTTTGTTGATATCTGCTATTCCTCTGTCACGGTGCCTAAAATGCTGATGAACTTCCTAGCAGAGCACAAAATTATTTCGGTCAATGGCTGCATTACCCAGATGTTCTTCTTTATCCTCTTAGCCGGTACAGAAATTTCCATTCTCTCAGCAGTGGCTTATGATCGCTATGCTGCCATCTGTGACCCATTGCATTACATGGAGATGATGAGCAAAGGAATCTGTGTTCAGCTAGTGAGTGGGGCATGGACTATTGGGTTTTTACAAGCCCTGCTTAACACTGTTTTCATCTTCAAGTTGCATTTCTGTGGGCCCAATCAAATCTGCCATTTCAGCTATGAGCTCCCACCCGTATTACAATTGTCCTGCACTGATACCTTCACTAATCAAGTGGTGCTTCTCACTTCTGCTGTGATACTTGGATcaatctccctcctcctcatcctAATCTCCTACATTCACATCATCTCCAACATCCTGAGGATACCCTCTGCGCAGAGCAagcataaagccttctccacctgcagctcccacctgatTGTGGTTGGTTTATGGTACCTGGCAGCTTTTATCCAGTACACAAAGCCCAGCTCAGTTTCCTCTCTGGCTTTGGATGAAATGTTTTCCATCCAGTACAACATCTTGACTCCCAtgttaaaccccatcatctacagcctgaaAAACAAGGAGGTGAAAACAGCTCTAAGGAATATATAG